A region from the Desulfoglaeba alkanexedens ALDC genome encodes:
- a CDS encoding Flp family type IVb pilin yields the protein MERILQFIRDEEGATAVEYGLIVGLIAAAIITVVATLGDNIAALFQTIADEVGDATPAE from the coding sequence ATGGAAAGGATTCTTCAGTTCATCCGGGATGAGGAAGGCGCGACCGCTGTTGAGTATGGGCTGATTGTCGGCCTGATCGCCGCCGCTATTATCACCGTCGTTGCAACTTTGGGTGACAACATTGCAGCTCTGTTTCAGACAATTGCAGACGAAGTAGGTGATGCAACTCCAGCAGAATAA
- a CDS encoding A24 family peptidase, which translates to MAYPVVVCVAILCIGSLYPELKYHRIPNYLTFSGMAAGIFYQCAFAEGIVFSVAGLLLGLGVLLPFYLLGGMGAGDAKLMGAVGAFLGPAGVFEAFLFSALIGGVYAVVLMTIHGYLRQNLKRYGRILKGFFITQEFIYVPPPKEMKDIKLFYGVAISVGTLFSVLFP; encoded by the coding sequence TTGGCATACCCTGTTGTTGTATGTGTGGCGATCCTTTGTATTGGTTCCTTGTATCCAGAGCTTAAGTATCATAGGATCCCGAATTATCTTACCTTTTCAGGTATGGCCGCCGGGATCTTCTATCAGTGCGCATTTGCAGAAGGTATTGTCTTTTCCGTGGCGGGGCTTTTGCTGGGATTAGGGGTTCTTCTTCCCTTCTATCTTTTAGGGGGAATGGGGGCCGGGGATGCAAAGTTGATGGGGGCGGTCGGCGCCTTTTTGGGCCCCGCTGGAGTCTTTGAGGCGTTTTTGTTTTCTGCCTTGATAGGGGGGGTCTATGCCGTAGTTTTAATGACCATTCATGGATACCTCCGGCAGAACCTGAAAAGATACGGGCGGATTTTAAAGGGATTTTTTATAACGCAAGAATTTATCTATGTTCCTCCTCCAAAAGAGATGAAAGATATAAAACTTTTTTATGGGGTTGCCATTTCGGTGGGGACCCTCTTTTCGGTGCTTTTTCCTTAG
- a CDS encoding TadE/TadG family type IV pilus assembly protein — protein sequence MIKGTKVGNKAEKGAAAVEFAIILPILIMLLFGIFQFGIAFNNYIAITHAAREGARLAAVDPLNPDDLKEIIIQRAYPVPLKEGDITIRTPEGTEVGQPVEVEISYDITIEIPLVGSWSIPLTNKAVMRLENSGHE from the coding sequence GTGATCAAAGGTACAAAAGTCGGCAATAAAGCTGAAAAGGGGGCGGCGGCCGTTGAATTTGCTATTATTCTGCCAATACTGATTATGCTGCTATTTGGAATATTCCAGTTTGGAATAGCGTTTAATAACTATATCGCTATCACTCATGCTGCAAGAGAAGGAGCCAGACTAGCCGCTGTAGATCCACTCAACCCTGATGATCTTAAAGAGATTATAATTCAAAGAGCATACCCAGTTCCTCTTAAAGAAGGCGATATTACTATTAGGACACCTGAGGGAACAGAAGTTGGTCAGCCTGTTGAAGTTGAAATTAGTTATGATATTACTATAGAAATACCTCTTGTTGGAAGTTGGAGTATACCACTTACAAATAAAGCAGTTATGCGTCTTGAAAATTCGGGACATGAATAA
- the cpaB gene encoding Flp pilus assembly protein CpaB, whose protein sequence is MMSRFMPFFILTAGIIMALIAGVLTYERLKETHRRKEEVIPATKVAVAAKDLSRGTKLTGEMIKTVSWPKDTLPSGCFTAPEDLTDRVLLFAVRENQPILENLLAPKDVTVGGLCAILNPHKRAMAVRVDDVIGVGGLINPQSRVDVFVTMHEGASGVSKPLSKVVLQNILVLAVGNQIEQKDQEAKAGSVKVVTLEVTPEEGEKLALAVNSGRIQLALRNPLNTETIETKGATIPALLACPRSSPPKARPDYFTVKIMKGGTLTEERF, encoded by the coding sequence ATGATGTCAAGATTTATGCCTTTTTTTATCCTAACCGCCGGGATAATCATGGCCTTGATCGCCGGTGTATTGACCTATGAAAGGTTAAAAGAGACCCATCGGCGGAAGGAGGAGGTTATCCCGGCTACCAAAGTGGCGGTGGCAGCCAAAGACCTGTCCCGGGGAACCAAGCTTACCGGTGAGATGATAAAGACAGTTTCATGGCCCAAGGATACCCTTCCGTCAGGTTGTTTCACAGCCCCTGAGGACCTGACGGACAGGGTTTTGCTTTTTGCAGTCAGGGAAAACCAGCCGATCCTAGAAAACCTGCTTGCCCCAAAAGATGTAACCGTGGGAGGACTCTGCGCAATTTTAAACCCGCACAAGAGGGCGATGGCCGTCCGGGTGGATGATGTGATTGGAGTGGGTGGTCTTATCAATCCGCAAAGCAGGGTTGATGTCTTTGTTACCATGCACGAAGGGGCCTCGGGGGTCTCAAAGCCCTTAAGCAAGGTGGTGCTTCAGAATATTTTGGTGCTGGCGGTGGGGAACCAGATCGAACAAAAGGATCAGGAGGCAAAGGCCGGATCGGTAAAAGTGGTTACCTTGGAGGTAACCCCTGAGGAGGGCGAAAAGCTCGCCCTGGCAGTCAATAGCGGAAGAATTCAGCTTGCCCTGCGCAATCCCCTTAATACTGAGACGATAGAAACAAAGGGAGCCACTATACCTGCCCTTCTGGCTTGTCCTCGGTCCAGCCCTCCGAAGGCAAGACCTGATTACTTTACGGTAAAGATTATGAAAGGTGGTACACTAACCGAGGAAAGGTTTTAA
- a CDS encoding type II and III secretion system protein family protein, translating to MLKLFFRLIPAVLVLGLITCLQETWAQEPLILGKEAFRGDLPLRLRLGVGESLMVKSPEIKVKDISLTEPKTADVVVVTPFKINIAGRAPGMTQVVLRGVNSTDCAVFDLEVFASLSSLKEELHELLPGEHIKVQAVNDSIFLSGEVSSAANMSVAVSVAEQFVPNKEKLVNLLEVGGVQQVMLEVRVAEMSRALGRRLGINFGYQRGNDFALTTLGSLSGINESTIPVTGLFDMQISERINALFRFGHHSATWTGLIDLLKEHELIKILAEPTLIATSGQEASFLAGGEIPIPSPEEYGDVDIEYKPYGVGLSFTPIVLSSERIGLKVAPEVSEPDYTQLVYYAGYAMPAFTTRRTSTSIELGDGQSFAIAGLLKNTTRQMVSKYPLLGDIPVLGALFRSSEFQKNETELVIIVTPHLVKPLDMARQSLPSDYYVEPDDFEFYLFGAMEGKERPGISPKAEGMEGEFGYIAPLGLSND from the coding sequence ATGTTAAAGCTATTTTTTCGTCTGATCCCAGCGGTTCTGGTTTTGGGTCTTATTACCTGTTTACAGGAGACATGGGCACAAGAGCCTCTGATCCTAGGAAAAGAGGCCTTTAGGGGGGATCTTCCTTTGAGGCTTCGGCTTGGAGTGGGAGAGTCCCTGATGGTAAAAAGCCCTGAAATCAAGGTTAAGGATATTTCCCTGACTGAGCCGAAAACGGCTGATGTAGTGGTTGTTACTCCTTTTAAAATCAATATAGCGGGTAGAGCCCCGGGGATGACTCAGGTAGTGCTTCGGGGGGTAAACTCCACAGATTGTGCAGTATTCGATTTAGAGGTTTTTGCCAGTCTCTCCTCACTGAAAGAGGAACTCCACGAGCTTCTGCCTGGAGAGCATATCAAGGTCCAGGCGGTCAATGACTCGATCTTTCTCTCAGGTGAGGTCTCTTCAGCTGCTAATATGTCTGTAGCCGTTTCCGTGGCCGAACAGTTTGTTCCGAATAAGGAGAAACTGGTGAACCTACTTGAGGTTGGAGGGGTTCAACAGGTCATGCTCGAGGTCAGGGTGGCAGAGATGTCAAGAGCTCTGGGAAGGAGACTGGGTATCAACTTCGGCTATCAAAGGGGTAATGACTTTGCCTTGACCACCTTGGGCAGCCTGAGTGGTATCAATGAGTCGACCATACCAGTAACAGGTCTTTTTGATATGCAGATATCAGAGCGGATAAATGCCCTTTTTCGTTTCGGGCACCATTCAGCAACCTGGACAGGCCTTATTGATCTTCTTAAAGAACACGAACTGATCAAGATTTTGGCCGAGCCGACCCTTATTGCTACCAGCGGACAGGAGGCAAGTTTTCTGGCCGGGGGTGAGATACCGATCCCAAGCCCGGAAGAGTACGGGGATGTGGATATCGAATATAAACCCTATGGGGTGGGGCTTAGCTTCACACCAATCGTTTTAAGCAGTGAAAGAATCGGCTTAAAGGTAGCCCCCGAGGTCTCGGAGCCGGATTATACCCAGCTGGTTTATTATGCCGGATACGCAATGCCCGCCTTCACAACCAGGAGAACGTCAACATCAATCGAGCTTGGCGACGGGCAGAGCTTTGCGATTGCAGGGCTGCTTAAAAATACGACCAGGCAGATGGTATCAAAGTATCCCCTGCTGGGCGATATTCCTGTTCTGGGAGCCCTTTTTAGAAGCTCGGAGTTTCAAAAGAATGAAACCGAGCTGGTGATTATCGTCACTCCTCATCTGGTAAAGCCTCTGGATATGGCCAGGCAAAGCCTTCCCAGCGATTACTATGTGGAACCGGACGATTTCGAATTCTATCTGTTTGGGGCCATGGAGGGAAAGGAGAGGCCGGGGATAAGCCCAAAGGCGGAAGGCATGGAAGGTGAGTTTGGTTATATAGCGCCGCTGGGGTTGAGTAACGACTAG